The region GGAAAGAAGAACCTCGCTTGATGAAAGGAAACGAAGCACTTGCTGAAGCGGCTATTAGAGCAAACATAGATGCTTATTTCGGTTATCCGATAACTCCTCAATCAGAAGTTATTGAGTATCTTATGCTTGAAGTACCGAAAAGAAAAGATAAAAAAACTGTAGTGCTTCAGGCAGAAAGTGAAGTTGCTTCAATCAATATGGTTTATGGTGCTGCCGGTGCAGGAGCCAGAGTTATGACTTCTTCATCTTCACCGGGAATAAGTTTGATGCAAGAAGGAATATCCTATATTGCTTCTGCTCAGCTTCCTTGTTTAATTGTAAATGTTGTTCGTGGTGGTCCGGGTTTAGGAACTATACAACCCTCACAAAGTGATTATTTTCAGGCTACAAAGGGAGGTGGTCATGGAGATTACCATCTTATTGTGTTAGCTCCATCTTCAGTGCAGGAACTTGCTGACTTTGTTTTTGATGCTTTTAAGTTGGCAGAAAAATATCGCAACCCAGCGATGATTCTTGCTGATGGAGCACTTGGGCAAATGATGGAAAAAGTTGTATTACCTGCTGAAAACAGTCTTCCAAAAGTTGCTAAATCCTGGGCTACTACCGGTAAAACTAAAGACCGTGAACGGAATATTATTACTTCACTGTTTATACAACCTGAAGTTATGGAAAAAGTTAATCTTGAGCTTCAGGATAAGTATGCTGCTATGCAAAGTGAAGTAAGATGGGAAGAGTTTAAGACCGATGATGCTGAAATATTATTAGTTGCATTCGGACTATCAGCCCGCATCTGCCAAAAGGTTATGGACCTTGGAAGAGCAAAGGGAATAAAGATAGGATTGTTAAGACCGATTACTCTTTACCCGTTTCCTTATAAACGTATCTCAGAGCTTTCAGAAAAAGTAGATTTTATACTTGATGTTGAAATGAATGCCGGACAAATGGTTGAAGATGTTCGTCTTGCAGTTGAAGGAAAAATTCCTGTTCATTTTACAGGAAGAATGGGCGGAATGATATCAACGCCTGAAGATATCCTTAATAAGGTTGAATCGATTCAGAAATCACTAACTACAGCTAATGTTTAAGAGAAAGTGATATAAAAAATAGTTAACTCTCTTGGTAAGGAAGTAAGAACTCTTGTAAATGAAATTATATCTGCAGGAAATTATAAAGTTGAATTTAATACATACGATTTACTCTGCGGAATTTATATAAACAGTATTTAAGCTGGAGAATTTACTTCAGCCAAGAAAATGATTATAATCAAAATAAATTATTCTTAAAGAATAGGTTAACAAATGAACGAAAAATTAATACTTGATGATGGAATTGAATTAGAACAAGTCTATCGCAGACCTGAAACCCTTACTGATGTTCCATACCATTACTGTCCGGGTTGTTCACACAGTGTTGTGCATAATGTCCTGATGGAAGTAGTTGCAGAAATGAATATTCAGGAACAAACAATAGGTGTTGCTCCTGTTGGATGTTCTGTATTCGCATATCATTATATGAATATTGACATGCAGGAAGCTGCACATGGCAGGGCTGGCGCTGTTGCAACAGGGATTAAACGGGTTATGCCTGATAAACTGGTGTTCTCTTATCAAGGCGATGGTGATCTTGCAGCTATCGGTACCGCAGAAACTATTCACACTGCAAACCGGGGAGAAAACATTCTGGTAGTTTTTATCAACAACGGAATTTATGGAATGACAGGCGGACAGATGGCTCCGACTTCTTTACCTGGAATGGTTACTTCAACTTCACCTTATGGCAGAGATGTTGTAATGGCTGGCTATCCGTTAAAAATAACAGATTTGATCGCGCAATTACCAGCTACATATTATGTTACAAGACAATCTGCTCATAATCCAAATGCTGTAAGAAAACTTAAAAAAGCAATTACAAAATCTTTTGAATATCAGCAGCAGAAAAAGGGAACCTGTTTTATCGAAGTTGTTTCAAACTGTCCTTCGGGCTGGAAGATGACACCTGTTGAAACAATTAAATATCTCGAAGAAGTAATGTTTCCTTATTATCCGCTTGGTGACCTTAAAGTCCCAAAAAATTAAAATGAAATAAAAAAGGAATTTTAGAAATGACTAAAGAACATGAAATAATTTTTGCCGGATTTGGAGGACAGGGTGTGCTTTCTATGGGCAGGTTAATAGCTTACGCAGGGATGATAGAAGGAAAAGAAGTAAGCTGGATGCCTTCGTATGGGCCTGAAATGAGAGGCGGAACTGCAAATTGTATTGTTATTGTTTCTGACTCAAGAATCAGTTCACCAATTGTTACCAAGTTTGATACTGCAATATTATTAAATCAGCCATCAATTGATAAATTTGAAAATGCTGTAAAACCAGGAGGTCTATTAATTTATGAACAGTCAACTGCTGTTAAACCTCCTACAAGAACAGATATTGATATTATCAGTATTTCCGGTATTGAAGAAGCAAATAAACTTGAAGTAAAACAAGTTGCTAATATGTTTATGGTTGGTGCGTTTTTAGAAAAACGTCCGATATTAAAGAATGAAACAATTGTTGAAGCATTAAAAGATGCTTTACCTGCACGAAGACATAATCTGATACCAGTAAATGAGCAGGCATTGTTACGTGGAAGAGAATTGGCAAAACTTGCTGATCAGGTTTCAGTATAATTAATAATTATTATTTGAGGAAGTTATGACTGAATTGGATATAAAATGCCAGCACGCCTGTAAAAACACCTGTGCAACTTTAAATGAAGCATTGCGCAGAGAAACTGCAATGGTAAGATATTATGAAAGCACTTTGGACGAATGCAACATCCCGGAAGTAAACTCATTTATATCTGGATTAGTTGAAGATAAACGAAAAGTTATCCTGAGTCTTATCCAGAAACTGAATGAAATACACGTTCGTTCGCAGACATTAGATGGAATTGCGTCAAGCTTTAATAATATTGACGGTTAGGTTAAGTAACTTGCATACGCTGGCTTGATTAACTATATTTGTGCATCAAATTTTGAAACTGAGTAAGTTCTAAATACTTAAAGAAATAATGAACGCGGGGCGGAGTCCCAATAAATCGGGAGTAACTCATATCGGACTCATAACCGCTAAATAAAAAATATTACATCGCGGGGTGGAGCAATTGGTAGCTCGTCGGGCTCATAACCCGAAGGTTGTAGGTTCAAGTCCTGCCCCCGCTACTAGATAAGGTTGAAAATGAAATGTTTTCAACCTTTTTTGTTTTAAAGACTAGACTCACTTTAGTCAGAAATTTCCAGATTTCTGACTAATCTATCAGAAATTTAGTCAGAAATTTTCTCTACTCTGATCAAGCTCTGAATGAATGACTTTTGAAAGGAATTACAATGCAAAAGTTGTTCATCTCAAAACACAAAAATAGTTACTACTACATTTACTATAATGATGATAATGATAAACAAAAGAGCATAACAACTACAATCAAAACAGAAGCATTAAAAGAAAAACAAAAACAATCAGAGCAGGAGCTGGAAAATCTTTTTCAGAGCTTAATGCAGAAAGCGTTTAAAGGGGAGTTGGTAATTTGAACTCATCCTAAATCCTTCTCTTAAAAAGAGAAGGACTTGAAGAAGTTATCATAAAATATTTTCTGCCGATAGAAATATTAATGTTAAGTTCTATGATGACAATAAGCCTCTCTCTTAGCAAGAGAGAGGTTGGAGTGAGTTCGAACCATCTACAAACTTTGGTAAGGATAAATTTGACAGATTAAAAAAATTCTAATTTGAAAAAATCGTATATCTTAATCCTGTTGATAGTTACTCATTAGTTTCTTCCCGTACTTTCATTTCATTTTATTTAAGTTTATCATACGTTAACAATTTTAACTTATTAGGGTGATGAAATGAAAAACAAATTATCACTGGTTCTTTTCCTACTCTATCCATTTATTTTACTATCGCAAGAAGATATAAAAACTTTCAAAGACATTTCACCTGACGGAAAAACAACTTCAACTTATACACACAACGGAAAGTTTTTATCCGGTAAGGTAATTACTTTAAATGACGATATTCCTTACGGTACTACTCCGGATTGGAGTTCTACTCTGGAAAGACAAATCGGAGGAATTGCCTGGGGTGATTATGATAATGATGGTGATCTCGATTTAGCAACCGGCTGTTATTTTAGTCAGTCTTATCCGCCAATTCCTGATTATGAAGTGCTGATTTATAGAAATGATAACGGAGTTTTAACAACAACACCTGTCTGGATTTCAACAGATATGAGATCAACTACTGATCTGAAGTTTGCTGACATTAATGCTGATAACAAACCTGAATTGATTGCTGCTAATGGCGATCAGTCATTTGCTTCGTCTGTAATTTATTTTAACGGTGAAAGCGGATTAAGTAATTCACCCGGATGGATTTCGCAGGATAATAACTGGACAGTTGGTGAAGCATTGTGTGATATTGATGATGACGGCGATCTTGATCTTGCTTTCGGTAATCAGGGAAACACCAGTAACCCGACAAAACCTATCTGCATTTTTTACAACAATGGCAGTACATTTCCAACTACACCAAACTGGCTTTCTGCTGATGCAATGATTACAAATTCCGTTGCATTCGGAGATCTTGATAATCAACAGTTAAAATATAAATTCCTCGAATACTACGGCGATGGAACAAGATCTGTTTTTGCGCTTCCTTTGTTTCCCGTTTATTCTATTGATACTGTTTTGATAGATGATCAGCCCTATAATGCTTATTGCTACGATCCGGTAAGCGGATGGATTTCTTTAGGTACCAAACCGCAGGCTGGTATAACTATTAAAATTTCCTATCGTTACATCGCAAAAGGAGACCTTGCCGCATCAAAATGGGTAAACTATGAAAGCGGTGTTTATTTTAATAACAATGGTGTGATTAATACTTTACCGGGATGGACTGTTGGTAATACTCAAAGTCAGAAAGGTATTGTTTGGGCAGACTTTGACAAAGATGGTTATCAG is a window of Ignavibacterium sp. DNA encoding:
- a CDS encoding 3-methyl-2-oxobutanoate dehydrogenase subunit VorB — its product is MEKEIRKEEPRLMKGNEALAEAAIRANIDAYFGYPITPQSEVIEYLMLEVPKRKDKKTVVLQAESEVASINMVYGAAGAGARVMTSSSSPGISLMQEGISYIASAQLPCLIVNVVRGGPGLGTIQPSQSDYFQATKGGGHGDYHLIVLAPSSVQELADFVFDAFKLAEKYRNPAMILADGALGQMMEKVVLPAENSLPKVAKSWATTGKTKDRERNIITSLFIQPEVMEKVNLELQDKYAAMQSEVRWEEFKTDDAEILLVAFGLSARICQKVMDLGRAKGIKIGLLRPITLYPFPYKRISELSEKVDFILDVEMNAGQMVEDVRLAVEGKIPVHFTGRMGGMISTPEDILNKVESIQKSLTTANV
- a CDS encoding thiamine pyrophosphate-dependent enzyme, producing MNEKLILDDGIELEQVYRRPETLTDVPYHYCPGCSHSVVHNVLMEVVAEMNIQEQTIGVAPVGCSVFAYHYMNIDMQEAAHGRAGAVATGIKRVMPDKLVFSYQGDGDLAAIGTAETIHTANRGENILVVFINNGIYGMTGGQMAPTSLPGMVTSTSPYGRDVVMAGYPLKITDLIAQLPATYYVTRQSAHNPNAVRKLKKAITKSFEYQQQKKGTCFIEVVSNCPSGWKMTPVETIKYLEEVMFPYYPLGDLKVPKN
- a CDS encoding 2-oxoacid:acceptor oxidoreductase family protein — translated: MTKEHEIIFAGFGGQGVLSMGRLIAYAGMIEGKEVSWMPSYGPEMRGGTANCIVIVSDSRISSPIVTKFDTAILLNQPSIDKFENAVKPGGLLIYEQSTAVKPPTRTDIDIISISGIEEANKLEVKQVANMFMVGAFLEKRPILKNETIVEALKDALPARRHNLIPVNEQALLRGRELAKLADQVSV
- a CDS encoding FG-GAP-like repeat-containing protein, producing the protein MKNKLSLVLFLLYPFILLSQEDIKTFKDISPDGKTTSTYTHNGKFLSGKVITLNDDIPYGTTPDWSSTLERQIGGIAWGDYDNDGDLDLATGCYFSQSYPPIPDYEVLIYRNDNGVLTTTPVWISTDMRSTTDLKFADINADNKPELIAANGDQSFASSVIYFNGESGLSNSPGWISQDNNWTVGEALCDIDDDGDLDLAFGNQGNTSNPTKPICIFYNNGSTFPTTPNWLSADAMITNSVAFGDLDNQQLKYKFLEYYGDGTRSVFALPLFPVYSIDTVLIDDQPYNAYCYDPVSGWISLGTKPQAGITIKISYRYIAKGDLAASKWVNYESGVYFNNNGVINTLPGWTVGNTQSQKGIVWADFDKDGYQDLAISGSGTQAVIYKNQNGVLTGPIWTSNSPTTSAQELITGDIDGDGYPELAVVHFGGGRVEIFKNRNGVLDVNPTWVYVAGSSATAIAFGDLNGDGALDLAVGTARAPVVVFLNQNPIPVEMISFTASVNEKNVQLNWITATEINNQGFDIERRIMQSDKSNEWIKIGFVPGFGSSTEKHFYSFNDENLLKGKYQYRIKQIDFNGSFKYSETIQVEIISPLDFLLEQNYPNPFNPSTKIRYHISSSLHITLKVYDILGNEIATLVDNFRNAGSYEVEFIANSDDGLKLSSGVYFYQLRATGTETSSGKGFVETKKMILIE